The following proteins are encoded in a genomic region of Montipora foliosa isolate CH-2021 chromosome 10, ASM3666993v2, whole genome shotgun sequence:
- the LOC137973620 gene encoding D-inositol 3-phosphate glycosyltransferase-like isoform X1, whose protein sequence is MAFACQETKGEYDAGRSGKVKVTILASEWGSSKGDLSTIIRNLAIQLAKSSDVEISFFVPQCSERDKTEALSCNIRIIEATKRVGFEELDLLSHPPDDLQIDVVIGHGVELGRHVEIIREYRQCRWVQVVHTDPEEMAMFEGYTDSISKGEEKHKNEVKLCEMADFVVGIGPKVAEAFRSYLRPFRNEQTVFDLTPGIFEEFLSVKQVPEERKHRSVLVLGRGDAEDFNLKGFDIAGKAIASLAETDTLLIFVGAPDGKGEEIAESFRQCGLPANRLRVRGYEESRESLKQLFCEVDLMLMPSRTEGFGLTGLEALSAGLPVLVSKNSGFGEALCKVAYGSLYVIDSVVPEVWAENIRNIIWVRDRQNRLKEAEGTRKSYQTKYSWAKQSDDLLARIVSLVQASPPGVEAVTEGGAWKGTEMEEHPQEPQEVIHERREPSTIRKQQVVVNTCLAAENGGDESIQSTQAVLNRIVDKYLQHVCPSNVEQFIYFVVYLEKVRKELVLDPIKPGSLTPTVEVGSQEILEKLWKDYHEGHLNDMTQKFPEIRKLLEEFRLIYFKLTTFIAEEEYKACNYLVPRSPTVIRKGDLVKFDFEHAQCQRGPKYGLFYHCACSYSLL, encoded by the exons ATGGCCTTTGCTTGTCAAGAAACTAAAGGAGAATATGACGCTGGGAGGTCTGGTAAAGTTAAAGTCACTATTTTGGCTTCTGAATGGGGATCAAGCAAAGGTGATCTCTCCACTATAATCAGAAACTTAGCGATTCAGTTGGCCAAATCTTCGGATGTAGAAATCTCTTTTTTTGTGCCACAGTGCAGTGAAAGGGACAAGACAGAAGCCCTCAGCTGCAACATTCGCATTATTGAAGCAACAAAGAGGGTTGGTTTTGAAGAGCTGGACTTGCTTAGCCATCCACCAGATGATCTACAAATCGATGTGGTTATTGGTCATGGAGTAGAACTAGGTCGTCATGTGGAAATCATAAGAGAATATCGTCAGTGTAGATGGGTGCAAGTGGTGCATACAGACCCAGAGGAGATGGCAATGTTTGAAGGTTACACAGATTCAATTTCCAAGGGTGAAGAAAAGCACAAAAATGAAGTGAAGCTTTGTGAAATGGCTGACTTTGTTGTTGGAATAGGTCCTAAGGTGGCAGAGGCCTTTCGTTCATATCTCCGTCCATTCAGAAATGAGCAGACTGTTTTTGACTTAACCCCAGGtatttttgaagaatttcttAGTGTTAAACAAGTCCCCGAAGAAAGGAAGCATCGCAGTGTTTTGGTGCTTGGCCGTGGTGATGCAGAAGATTTCAATTTAAAAGGGTTTGACATTGCAGGAAAGGCCATTGCTTCACTTGCTGAAACAGATACTCTTCTTATCTTTGTTGGAGCCCCAGATGGGAAGGGTGAGGAGATAGCGGAGTCTTTCAGGCAATGTGGTCTACCAGCTAATCGCCTGAGAGTTAGAGGCTATGAAGAAAGCAGAGAAAGTTTGAAGCAGCTTTTTTGTGAAGTAGACCTTATGCTCATGCCTTCTAGAACAGAAGGTTTTGGATTGACAGGTCTTGAGGCCTTGTCGGCTGGTCTTCCAGTTCTTGTCAGCAAGAATTCTGGGTTTGGGGAAGCCCTATGCAAAGTCGCATATGGATCATTATATGTCATCGACTCAGTCGTTCCAGAAGTGTGGGCTGAAAATATCAGGAACATCATCTGGGTCAGAGACAGGCAGAATCGTCTCAAAGAAGCTGAAGGCACACGTAAATCATATCAGACGAAATACTCTTGGGCCAAGCAAAGTGATGACCTTCTTGCCAGGATTGTCAGCCTTGTTCAGG cGAGTCCTCCTGGTGTTGAGGCTGTCACTGAAGGAGGTGCATGGAAAGGCACAGAAATGGAAGAACATCCACAAGAACCTCAAGAAGTTATCCATGAACGTAGAGAACCAAGCACCATAAGGAAACAGCAGGTGGTGGTCAACACATGTTTGGCAGCTGAAAATGGTGGAGACGAAAGTATCCAATCTACGCAAGCAGTTTTAAATAGAATTGTAGACAAGTACCTTCAACATGTTTGCCCCTCAAATGTGGAGCAGTTTATTTATTTCGTAGTTTATCTTGAAAAGGTGCGTAAAGAACTGGTTCTTGATCCTATTAAGCCAGGGAGCTTAACACCCACTGTTGAGGTTGGTTCTCAGGAGATCCTTGAGAAGCTATGGAAAGATTATCATGAAGGTCATTTGAATGACATGACTCAGAAATTTCCAGAAATACGGAAGCTTCTGGAGGAGTTTCGCCTGATTTACTTCAAACTGACAACTTTTATTGCTGAAGAGGAGTACAAGGCTTGTAAttatctcgtacccagatctcccacggtcattcggaagggagatctggtaaagttcgatttcgagcatgctcagtgccagcgaggcccgaaatacgggcttttctatcactgcgcatgttcgtactctctgttgtga
- the LOC137973620 gene encoding D-inositol 3-phosphate glycosyltransferase-like isoform X2 — protein sequence MTLGGLVKLKSLFWLLNGDQAKCSERDKTEALSCNIRIIEATKRVGFEELDLLSHPPDDLQIDVVIGHGVELGRHVEIIREYRQCRWVQVVHTDPEEMAMFEGYTDSISKGEEKHKNEVKLCEMADFVVGIGPKVAEAFRSYLRPFRNEQTVFDLTPGIFEEFLSVKQVPEERKHRSVLVLGRGDAEDFNLKGFDIAGKAIASLAETDTLLIFVGAPDGKGEEIAESFRQCGLPANRLRVRGYEESRESLKQLFCEVDLMLMPSRTEGFGLTGLEALSAGLPVLVSKNSGFGEALCKVAYGSLYVIDSVVPEVWAENIRNIIWVRDRQNRLKEAEGTRKSYQTKYSWAKQSDDLLARIVSLVQASPPGVEAVTEGGAWKGTEMEEHPQEPQEVIHERREPSTIRKQQVVVNTCLAAENGGDESIQSTQAVLNRIVDKYLQHVCPSNVEQFIYFVVYLEKVRKELVLDPIKPGSLTPTVEVGSQEILEKLWKDYHEGHLNDMTQKFPEIRKLLEEFRLIYFKLTTFIAEEEYKACNYLVPRSPTVIRKGDLVKFDFEHAQCQRGPKYGLFYHCACSYSLL from the exons ATGACGCTGGGAGGTCTGGTAAAGTTAAAGTCACTATTTTGGCTTCTGAATGGGGATCAAGCAAAG TGCAGTGAAAGGGACAAGACAGAAGCCCTCAGCTGCAACATTCGCATTATTGAAGCAACAAAGAGGGTTGGTTTTGAAGAGCTGGACTTGCTTAGCCATCCACCAGATGATCTACAAATCGATGTGGTTATTGGTCATGGAGTAGAACTAGGTCGTCATGTGGAAATCATAAGAGAATATCGTCAGTGTAGATGGGTGCAAGTGGTGCATACAGACCCAGAGGAGATGGCAATGTTTGAAGGTTACACAGATTCAATTTCCAAGGGTGAAGAAAAGCACAAAAATGAAGTGAAGCTTTGTGAAATGGCTGACTTTGTTGTTGGAATAGGTCCTAAGGTGGCAGAGGCCTTTCGTTCATATCTCCGTCCATTCAGAAATGAGCAGACTGTTTTTGACTTAACCCCAGGtatttttgaagaatttcttAGTGTTAAACAAGTCCCCGAAGAAAGGAAGCATCGCAGTGTTTTGGTGCTTGGCCGTGGTGATGCAGAAGATTTCAATTTAAAAGGGTTTGACATTGCAGGAAAGGCCATTGCTTCACTTGCTGAAACAGATACTCTTCTTATCTTTGTTGGAGCCCCAGATGGGAAGGGTGAGGAGATAGCGGAGTCTTTCAGGCAATGTGGTCTACCAGCTAATCGCCTGAGAGTTAGAGGCTATGAAGAAAGCAGAGAAAGTTTGAAGCAGCTTTTTTGTGAAGTAGACCTTATGCTCATGCCTTCTAGAACAGAAGGTTTTGGATTGACAGGTCTTGAGGCCTTGTCGGCTGGTCTTCCAGTTCTTGTCAGCAAGAATTCTGGGTTTGGGGAAGCCCTATGCAAAGTCGCATATGGATCATTATATGTCATCGACTCAGTCGTTCCAGAAGTGTGGGCTGAAAATATCAGGAACATCATCTGGGTCAGAGACAGGCAGAATCGTCTCAAAGAAGCTGAAGGCACACGTAAATCATATCAGACGAAATACTCTTGGGCCAAGCAAAGTGATGACCTTCTTGCCAGGATTGTCAGCCTTGTTCAGG cGAGTCCTCCTGGTGTTGAGGCTGTCACTGAAGGAGGTGCATGGAAAGGCACAGAAATGGAAGAACATCCACAAGAACCTCAAGAAGTTATCCATGAACGTAGAGAACCAAGCACCATAAGGAAACAGCAGGTGGTGGTCAACACATGTTTGGCAGCTGAAAATGGTGGAGACGAAAGTATCCAATCTACGCAAGCAGTTTTAAATAGAATTGTAGACAAGTACCTTCAACATGTTTGCCCCTCAAATGTGGAGCAGTTTATTTATTTCGTAGTTTATCTTGAAAAGGTGCGTAAAGAACTGGTTCTTGATCCTATTAAGCCAGGGAGCTTAACACCCACTGTTGAGGTTGGTTCTCAGGAGATCCTTGAGAAGCTATGGAAAGATTATCATGAAGGTCATTTGAATGACATGACTCAGAAATTTCCAGAAATACGGAAGCTTCTGGAGGAGTTTCGCCTGATTTACTTCAAACTGACAACTTTTATTGCTGAAGAGGAGTACAAGGCTTGTAAttatctcgtacccagatctcccacggtcattcggaagggagatctggtaaagttcgatttcgagcatgctcagtgccagcgaggcccgaaatacgggcttttctatcactgcgcatgttcgtactctctgttgtga